AGCGAAAAGCCGATGAAGCCCGCGGTCACGTAGGGACGTTTGACCACGTCTCTGGCGATTCGCTCGAAATCGAAGAAATGATCCAGGACGACGAAGGTGGCGAAGTGCAGGCAGGCGTAGAAGAACGCGAACAGGCCGAGCATACGGCGCAGCTTGACGAGGTCGTTCCAGCCCGAGATCCTGCGAAGCGGCGTGACGCTCAGCGTCAGGAGGAGAAAGATCAAGGCCCACGAGCCCGTGAAACGGGTGATCGCCTCGATCGGGTTCACGCCGAGATTGTCCGACGCGCCATCGTAGAGCAGTTGCGTGAACGGAAAGAGGCAGGCGAGAAAAACCGCAGGTTTCAAAAGCTTCAAGTTCGAGCCGTGCCGAGCCGCTGCGCGGCGGTCAAAAGGTTCAAATCGTTCAAGCCGTTCAAAGCGCAACGGTCTTTGAACCATTGAACTAGTAGTATTTCTTGAGATCCATTCCTTTGTACAGGTGCGCGACCTGATCGGCGTAGCCGTTGAACATGAGGGTCTTTCGCCGGAAGAATTCTCCGATCCGTCGTTCAGTCGCCTGGCTCCAGCGCGGGTGATCGACTTCGGGGTTGACGTTGGAATAAAAGCCGTACTCCTCCGGCTGCATGAGATTCCACGCGGTCGGCGGCTGCTTCTCCACGAAACGGATCCGTACGATCGACTTGATGCTCTTGAAGCCGTATTTCCACGGCACCACGAGGCGGATCGGAGCGCCGTTTTGCGGCAGCAGGATCTCGCCGTAAAGCCCGACGGAGAGGATGGTCAGGGGGTGCATGGCCTCGTCCATGCGCAACCCCTCGCTGTAGGGCCACTGGAGCACCGGATACCTCTGCCCGGGCATGCGCTTCGGATCGTAAAGCGTCAGGAACTGCACGTACCTGGCGTTGCCCGTCGGCTCGACCTGCTTGATCAGGGCGCTCAGCGGAAAGCCGACCCACGGAATGACCATCGACCACGCCTCGACGCAACGCATGCGGTAGATTCTCTCCTCGAGCGGCGCCAGCTTCATGAGCGCGTCGATATCGTAGGTCCTGGGCTGCCTGACCTCGCCGTCGACGACGACCGTCCAGGGCCGCGTCGTGAGGTACTTCGCGTTTCGCGCCGGATCGCCTTTGTCGGTGCCGAGCTCGTAGAAGTTGTTGTAGGTGGTAATGTCCTTGAACGAGTTTTGCTTTTCGTTCGTGCTGTAAGGGCTCTTTCTTAGATCGGGGAGCTTTTGCCCGGCCGTCGCGCGTCCGCCGGCGAGAAAGCTGCCCGCGGCGGCCGATGAGGCGAGAATGAACTGCCGCCGGTTCAGGTAAAGCTCCTTGCTGGTGATCTCGGAGGGACGGATATCGCTGGGCTTCTTGATGAGCATCAAGCTTCTCCTCCCGGGTGCCGCGGTCGGCCGCGCAATCCCGCGTGGTTTTCGCCCGGACTTCGCGGTTGCGGTCGACGCGGGACGCGATGGCGCCTGTGCGCCGCCTCCGAGCGCGTATCGATCAGGACGCTTCCATCAAAGCCCGCGCTTGACGACGCCTCGTGTGTGCCTGCCTCTTCAACTCTCCGGGATTGTCCCTCGCTTCGCAGGCTCGACAGCGGACCTGGATCCCGACGTCCGGGCTTATTTTACGGCTGCCGCAGCGACCGGTCCAGAGGCCGTAG
The DNA window shown above is from Candidatus Zixiibacteriota bacterium and carries:
- a CDS encoding protein-methionine-sulfoxide reductase heme-binding subunit MsrQ; protein product: MKLLKPAVFLACLFPFTQLLYDGASDNLGVNPIEAITRFTGSWALIFLLLTLSVTPLRRISGWNDLVKLRRMLGLFAFFYACLHFATFVVLDHFFDFERIARDVVKRPYVTAGFIGFSLMIPLAVTSTAAMVRRLGRRWQQLHYLVYVSAAAGVIHFYWLVKADVRRPLRYGIVLAFLLGFRLVFRLLAARPARRRPAPAAELRPERTTSAP
- the msrP gene encoding protein-methionine-sulfoxide reductase catalytic subunit MsrP, encoding MKKPSDIRPSEITSKELYLNRRQFILASSAAAGSFLAGGRATAGQKLPDLRKSPYSTNEKQNSFKDITTYNNFYELGTDKGDPARNAKYLTTRPWTVVVDGEVRQPRTYDIDALMKLAPLEERIYRMRCVEAWSMVIPWVGFPLSALIKQVEPTGNARYVQFLTLYDPKRMPGQRYPVLQWPYSEGLRMDEAMHPLTILSVGLYGEILLPQNGAPIRLVVPWKYGFKSIKSIVRIRFVEKQPPTAWNLMQPEEYGFYSNVNPEVDHPRWSQATERRIGEFFRRKTLMFNGYADQVAHLYKGMDLKKYY